Proteins encoded in a region of the Dreissena polymorpha isolate Duluth1 chromosome 6, UMN_Dpol_1.0, whole genome shotgun sequence genome:
- the LOC127836167 gene encoding uncharacterized protein LOC127836167: MLANLKSSGAIMKKEMKIVLYVLSLAVISLAAEPACPSCSKYHFEEMLLERVLRNELALEHTLTEIKETNTKVVDALKKIQDENNKVNTAIELMERKEILMEATLDDSVKTALKNVSESLTHILTESGRAIKEMESRVERFKGDLKTPTIQFSALLASHGSINVNTGQDVVFTRVEVNEGQGYDKGTGKFTASASGLYNFAVHYCTQGGKYVAPEIVHNGKSLLRSYHYGSEGQYQCSSLQANVEMIMGDMVWVRSTGTSYFHHDDSHWSTQFSGVLIRA; this comes from the exons ATGCTTGCAAATCTGAAATCTTCCGGAGCTATAATGAAGAAAGAAATGAAAATTGTTCTGTATGTACTTAGTCTCGCCGTGATATCATTGGCAGCGGAACCCGCATGCCCTTCGTGCTCAAAATACCATTTCGAGGAGATGCTGTTGGAGCGAGTTCTCCGTAATGAACTTGCCTTGGAACATACGCTAACAGAAATCAAGGAAACTAATACCAAGGTCGTGGACGCATTGAAGAAGATTCAAGATGAAAACAATAAAGTCAACACTGCTATTGAATTAATGGAACGTAAGGAGATTTTAATGGAAGCAACATTGGACGATTCTGTAAAAACAGCTTTGAAAAACGTGTCTGAATCTCTGACTCACATCCTTACTGAATCAGGACGGGCGATCAAAGAAATGGAGAGCAGAGTGGAGCGTTTTAAAG GAGATCTGAAGACCCCAACAATACAGTTTAGTGCCCTGCTCGCCTCCCATGGATCTATAAATGTGAACACTGGTCAAGATGTAGTGTTTACACGAGTAGAAGTCAACGAAGGCCAAGGCTATGACAAAGGAACAGGAAAGTTCACCGCCTCTGCTTCCGGTCTATACAACTTCGCTGTCCACTATTGTACTCAGGGAGGCAAATATGTTGCGCCGGAGATTGTACACAACGGCAAGTCTCTACTGAGGTCATATCACTACGGATCTGAGGGCCAGTACCAGTGTTCTTCACTGCAGGCCAATGTCGAGATGATCATGGGTGACATGGTCTGGGTGCGAAGTACCGGTACAAGTTACTTTCATCATGATGACAGTCATTGGTCCACTCAATTTTCTGGAGTACTGATTCGTGCGTGA